From the genome of Blautia pseudococcoides, one region includes:
- a CDS encoding LacI family DNA-binding transcriptional regulator, whose amino-acid sequence MVTIYDVAKRAGVSKTLVSRVLNNQSGVSPESRSRIREAMKELHYKPNTLARSLVLQRTNVVGVILDSLTEQYFFDVIRGVEDTVKENHFRVIFCSGRNDRGEKENYIDFFSNGATDGAIIYGSDLDDADLIRKRAEMEFPFVVVENEVEDANVNNVLVDNTYGSKLAVDHLVKKGCRRIMHVTGAKGTKAALRRWQGYLAAMEQQGLAQYISVVECQEFGVDQGYEAVKTWLMGHGREELPDAIYFGADNTAFGGMIALEEAGIRIPEEIKIVGFDDDKPWGVEKRLKKLTTIRQPLYEVGAKAVQVLLGQIQNPETPRQKIIIKPELVIRETTE is encoded by the coding sequence ATGGTGACAATATATGATGTGGCAAAGAGAGCAGGTGTGTCAAAGACACTGGTATCCAGGGTCCTTAACAACCAGTCAGGTGTAAGCCCGGAGTCAAGGAGCCGCATTCGGGAGGCCATGAAAGAGCTTCACTACAAGCCAAATACACTGGCCAGGTCCCTGGTACTGCAGAGGACAAATGTTGTGGGGGTTATATTGGACTCATTGACAGAACAGTATTTCTTTGATGTGATCAGAGGGGTGGAAGATACCGTGAAAGAAAACCATTTCCGGGTTATCTTTTGCAGTGGGAGAAATGACAGAGGAGAAAAGGAAAACTATATAGATTTTTTCAGCAACGGGGCCACAGACGGGGCTATCATCTATGGTAGTGATCTGGATGATGCGGATCTGATCCGCAAACGCGCGGAGATGGAATTTCCTTTTGTGGTAGTGGAGAATGAGGTGGAGGATGCCAATGTAAACAATGTCCTGGTGGACAATACTTATGGCTCCAAGCTGGCTGTTGACCATTTAGTGAAAAAGGGATGCAGGCGCATTATGCATGTCACAGGCGCTAAAGGGACAAAAGCGGCACTGCGCAGATGGCAGGGATATCTGGCAGCCATGGAGCAGCAGGGCCTGGCACAATACATATCCGTTGTGGAGTGCCAGGAGTTTGGTGTTGACCAGGGATATGAGGCTGTGAAGACCTGGCTTATGGGGCACGGCAGGGAGGAACTGCCGGATGCCATATACTTTGGTGCGGACAATACAGCCTTTGGAGGCATGATAGCGCTTGAGGAGGCAGGGATCCGCATACCGGAAGAGATTAAGATCGTAGGGTTTGATGATGACAAGCCCTGGGGTGTGGAGAAGAGACTGAAGAAGCTGACAACGATCCGCCAGCCCTTGTATGAAGTGGGCGCAAAAGCAGTGCAGGTGCTCCTTGGACAGATACAGAACCCGGAGACACCGAGACAGAAGATCATCATAAAACCGGAACTGGTCATCCGTGAGACAACAGAATGA
- a CDS encoding 6-phospho-beta-glucosidase: protein MEGMKFTIVGAGSSYTPELLDEMGMRKEQLPVKEIMLYDIDEKRLGIMEGFCQRFAKKLGLDVEIRATTSLDKALYGADFVDTQIRVGGNKQRVKDEKIPLRYNLVGQETTGAGGMMKAFRTIPVMLEIAEKMEELSPNGWLINYTNPTGLVTEAVTRYTNANIAGFCSGGIFPKMWAKRALGIPYEQVQYDYMGLNHMNFISNITIDGRPVTEAEFEKIAAQNDDVDLELIKLLGVIPSPYLQWYYHTNEKVAMFKAAPKTRGEYVQELEKDVYAAYADETNCEKPKALAKRGGGGYSEVAMGFVNAVYNNVDTKMVVNVPNKGAVSFLPDSAVVEVGCLVNKTGMQPLHVTEVPSMCWGLVAAVKNYEQLAVEAAVEGDVRKMKLALLAHPLVRQWEYVEKLVPELLEANKEYLPQFHL from the coding sequence ATGGAGGGAATGAAATTTACAATTGTGGGAGCGGGAAGCTCCTATACCCCGGAACTGCTGGACGAAATGGGAATGAGAAAGGAACAGCTTCCGGTAAAAGAGATTATGCTCTATGATATTGATGAAAAACGTCTGGGCATTATGGAGGGATTCTGCCAAAGATTTGCAAAAAAGCTGGGACTGGATGTGGAGATCCGTGCAACAACCAGTCTGGACAAGGCGTTGTACGGTGCGGATTTTGTGGATACCCAGATCAGAGTGGGGGGCAACAAACAAAGAGTAAAGGATGAGAAGATCCCTCTCCGGTACAATTTGGTAGGCCAGGAAACTACAGGAGCGGGGGGAATGATGAAAGCGTTCCGGACAATACCGGTTATGCTGGAAATCGCAGAAAAAATGGAGGAGCTGTCTCCAAACGGCTGGCTCATTAATTATACTAACCCAACCGGTCTTGTGACAGAGGCTGTCACCCGTTACACCAACGCCAATATCGCAGGATTTTGTTCCGGCGGCATTTTCCCCAAAATGTGGGCAAAGCGGGCCCTGGGCATCCCCTATGAACAGGTACAGTATGATTACATGGGGCTGAACCATATGAATTTCATCAGCAATATCACCATTGACGGACGCCCTGTCACAGAGGCGGAGTTTGAAAAAATAGCGGCACAGAATGACGATGTGGATTTGGAGCTGATCAAACTGCTGGGCGTGATCCCAAGCCCATATCTGCAGTGGTATTACCACACCAATGAAAAGGTTGCCATGTTTAAAGCCGCCCCAAAGACCCGCGGGGAGTATGTGCAGGAACTGGAAAAGGATGTATACGCCGCATATGCGGACGAGACAAACTGCGAGAAGCCAAAAGCCCTGGCAAAACGAGGGGGCGGCGGTTATTCTGAGGTGGCTATGGGCTTCGTGAATGCAGTCTATAATAATGTGGATACTAAGATGGTGGTAAATGTACCGAACAAAGGTGCTGTCTCCTTCCTGCCTGACAGCGCAGTGGTGGAAGTGGGGTGCCTTGTAAACAAGACCGGGATGCAGCCGCTGCATGTGACAGAAGTTCCATCCATGTGCTGGGGCCTGGTGGCAGCGGTCAAGAACTATGAGCAGCTTGCCGTGGAAGCGGCAGTGGAGGGCGACGTGAGAAAGATGAAGCTGGCACTCCTGGCACATCCCCTTGTCCGCCAATGGGAATATGTGGAGAAGCTGGTGCCTGAGCTTCTGGAAGCCAACAAAGAATATCTGCCCCAATTTCATTTATAA
- a CDS encoding N-acetylglucosamine kinase, with protein MKYVLGIDQGGSKTHAVLADQEGNLLGMGKSYGACHSSTSLEYAVQAILQAADQALCGYSLGREDVTAVLGGLTGIDWDYEAELLENELQKHFPKSDVKIVNDCIIAMRAATRKQQCGILCAGSGLNCAVQNGEDCFVYGFYIPDEYQGGWSLGRKAVQAVFDAHMGLLEKTALTPRLLEHFRARTVDELLYMQVTGKIKSSDYLSLPIILEETAREGDRTAGDIWIEYGKKIVSFLEARMNKMGILGCDTDIVLSGSIFKCKFREFQEAVEEEILKRIPGANVIAAEYEPVIGAVLMGLKRTNKIMTGKIYGNIEEGAGRFPVRRLENI; from the coding sequence ATGAAATATGTATTGGGTATTGATCAGGGCGGCAGTAAAACCCATGCCGTCTTAGCCGACCAGGAGGGAAACCTTCTGGGAATGGGGAAAAGCTACGGGGCGTGCCATTCCAGCACCAGCCTGGAATATGCGGTGCAGGCAATCCTCCAGGCTGCTGACCAGGCTCTTTGCGGATACAGCTTGGGAAGAGAGGATGTGACAGCAGTTTTGGGAGGCCTCACAGGGATCGACTGGGATTACGAGGCAGAACTTTTGGAAAATGAGTTACAGAAACACTTTCCGAAATCGGATGTGAAAATTGTAAATGACTGTATCATTGCCATGCGTGCCGCAACCAGAAAACAGCAGTGCGGAATCCTGTGCGCAGGTTCAGGTCTGAACTGTGCGGTACAGAACGGAGAGGACTGTTTTGTGTATGGATTTTATATTCCGGATGAGTATCAGGGAGGCTGGAGTCTGGGCAGAAAGGCAGTCCAGGCAGTGTTTGACGCTCATATGGGGCTGCTGGAAAAGACAGCGCTGACACCGCGTCTGCTGGAACATTTTCGGGCACGTACCGTGGATGAACTGCTCTATATGCAGGTCACGGGAAAAATCAAGAGCAGCGACTATCTGAGCCTTCCGATCATACTTGAGGAAACTGCCCGGGAGGGTGACAGGACGGCAGGGGACATCTGGATAGAGTATGGAAAAAAAATAGTGTCCTTTCTGGAAGCGCGCATGAACAAAATGGGAATTTTGGGGTGCGACACGGATATTGTACTCTCGGGAAGTATCTTTAAGTGTAAATTCCGGGAATTTCAGGAAGCAGTGGAGGAAGAAATATTAAAAAGGATACCCGGAGCCAATGTGATCGCAGCCGAATATGAGCCGGTAATAGGAGCCGTGCTGATGGGGCTGAAAAGAACGAACAAGATCATGACGGGTAAGATTTATGGGAACATTGAAGAAGGAGCAGGCAGATTTCCGGTGAGAAGGCTGGAAAATATCTAG
- a CDS encoding extracellular solute-binding protein — MRAKKVLGLVLAGTMTAALMGCGGNGGNAEEKKNTGKSGSTQSSEDEINLTFWHIWPDAEMGEIVDSYVDKFEEEHPNVHIEAVATQEVEYQNNKLKVAAATGSQGDVFVCWGGGYAKNYVDAGNVLRLDELMEKNNTKDQLLDGTLTYGTYDNKVYGLPLKQWAGALFCNEELFEEYNVKIPETYEDLLQAVKAFRAGDVTPMALGAKDGWHIGMIQNALAVRTEGADYMNRALQGEETLDTEGIIKSAQLLCDLNEAGAFPDGTLGLGAEEAQEEFYMGMVPMYYGGSWVASGCDSDENDIQGKIKAVPMPTVDGGKGGVNSFSGGAIDMIMLNANTKYPDMAYEFAVGITKYMSEEAYKIGDSLPAWKVDVDESEVSPTLKQIENLIKDADGYVLAWDTFLEGTAIEKHYELLQGLIAGTTTPKEFAAGMQEAQVQVKKGDTE, encoded by the coding sequence ATGAGAGCAAAAAAAGTATTGGGGCTTGTACTGGCAGGAACTATGACGGCGGCCTTGATGGGATGCGGCGGAAACGGGGGCAATGCAGAAGAAAAGAAGAATACAGGGAAAAGCGGGAGCACTCAGTCTTCGGAGGATGAGATCAACCTGACTTTCTGGCATATATGGCCGGATGCGGAGATGGGGGAGATCGTAGACAGCTATGTGGATAAGTTTGAGGAAGAGCATCCCAATGTGCATATTGAGGCTGTTGCCACACAGGAGGTTGAATATCAGAATAATAAACTGAAAGTTGCAGCCGCAACAGGTTCCCAGGGAGATGTATTTGTGTGCTGGGGCGGGGGTTACGCGAAGAATTATGTGGACGCAGGGAATGTGCTCCGGCTTGATGAACTGATGGAGAAAAATAATACAAAGGACCAGCTGCTGGACGGTACGCTTACATATGGCACATATGATAATAAAGTGTACGGTCTGCCGCTGAAACAGTGGGCAGGAGCCCTGTTCTGCAATGAAGAACTGTTTGAGGAGTACAACGTAAAGATACCGGAGACATACGAAGACCTGCTTCAGGCAGTAAAAGCCTTCCGGGCCGGGGATGTGACACCCATGGCTTTGGGGGCAAAGGACGGATGGCATATCGGAATGATCCAGAATGCCCTTGCAGTGCGCACAGAAGGCGCGGACTACATGAACCGTGCGCTGCAGGGCGAAGAGACTCTGGATACAGAGGGAATCATAAAATCCGCACAACTGCTGTGCGACTTAAATGAAGCAGGTGCTTTTCCGGATGGAACGCTGGGACTTGGAGCTGAGGAAGCCCAGGAGGAGTTCTATATGGGAATGGTCCCCATGTACTACGGCGGAAGCTGGGTGGCATCCGGCTGCGACAGCGATGAGAATGATATCCAGGGAAAGATCAAGGCAGTGCCAATGCCAACCGTGGATGGAGGAAAAGGCGGTGTCAACAGTTTCTCAGGCGGTGCCATTGATATGATCATGCTGAACGCAAACACGAAATATCCGGATATGGCATATGAATTTGCAGTAGGGATCACGAAATATATGTCTGAGGAGGCATACAAAATTGGGGACAGCCTTCCGGCATGGAAGGTAGATGTAGATGAATCTGAGGTCAGCCCCACCTTAAAGCAGATTGAAAACCTGATCAAAGATGCGGACGGTTATGTGCTGGCCTGGGATACTTTCCTGGAAGGAACCGCAATAGAAAAACATTACGAACTGCTCCAGGGACTGATCGCTGGTACAACAACACCAAAAGAATTTGCGGCGGGAATGCAGGAGGCGCAGGTTCAGGTGAAAAAAGGGGATACGGAGTAA
- a CDS encoding carbohydrate ABC transporter permease: protein MERALRDKKVICIFVLPALIWFCAIALFPVFQSAGYSLLDWDGVTEAKFIGAANYIKMFQDPLFFKSIWNSILLAAASVFIQLPISMILALVLAGGVRGENFYRNAFFVPVIISGTIIAHLWLKIYHPSYGLLNMGLGAVGLDALQREWLGDNGTALLACFVPMVWQYIGYHMLLLYSAAKSISPEIIEAAHVDGANRFQTAVRVIIPMIVPMIKACVIFAIIGSLKSFDLIYILTNGGPVHASEVPSLLMYKKIFVTNEYGYASAIAIFIILECLVFTFVVQKIFNHIQKD from the coding sequence ATGGAACGAGCATTGAGGGATAAAAAAGTAATATGTATTTTTGTACTGCCGGCACTTATATGGTTTTGCGCGATCGCGCTGTTCCCGGTGTTTCAGTCAGCAGGCTACAGCCTGCTGGACTGGGACGGGGTGACTGAGGCAAAATTTATCGGTGCGGCAAATTATATTAAAATGTTCCAGGACCCTCTGTTTTTTAAATCCATCTGGAATTCAATCTTACTGGCCGCTGCTTCTGTGTTTATCCAGCTCCCCATCTCCATGATCTTGGCGCTGGTGCTTGCCGGCGGCGTCCGGGGTGAAAATTTTTACAGGAATGCATTTTTTGTCCCGGTGATTATTTCAGGCACGATCATTGCCCATCTGTGGCTGAAAATTTACCACCCTTCTTATGGCCTTTTAAACATGGGACTGGGCGCGGTGGGACTGGATGCCCTGCAGAGAGAATGGCTGGGGGATAATGGGACAGCGCTTCTGGCCTGTTTTGTTCCCATGGTATGGCAGTATATCGGATATCATATGCTGCTGCTGTATTCCGCAGCCAAGTCCATATCACCGGAAATCATCGAAGCGGCCCATGTGGACGGTGCCAACAGATTCCAGACTGCTGTGAGGGTCATCATACCCATGATCGTGCCAATGATAAAAGCCTGTGTGATCTTTGCCATCATCGGTTCCCTGAAATCCTTTGATCTGATATATATTCTGACCAACGGCGGGCCTGTCCACGCCTCAGAAGTGCCATCGCTTCTGATGTACAAGAAAATATTTGTGACAAATGAATATGGGTACGCCAGTGCCATAGCAATCTTCATTATTTTGGAATGCCTGGTATTTACGTTTGTGGTGCAGAAAATATTTAATCATATCCAGAAAGATTAG
- a CDS encoding carbohydrate ABC transporter permease has product MKRRNSKRKKTGTVKTIILLFITVIQLFPLYWMFTFSLKSNREIFGGNIIGLPEKWEWENYSKVFEKAHLGRYLFNSTVVTGLTIAFTLILSAMATYAIVRLKWKLSKLVYFIFLTGMMLSIHAVLLPLFVNMKPVLDTYWALIIPYVAFAMPTAILLMVGTLESLPKELEEAAFIDGANIYRVFWQIIMPLLKPILSTVAILTFLSAWNEMMLAIAFVSGEKYKTITVGVNDMVGKYSTKWGLIGAGLTIATIPTLFLYVFLSKNIQKSLAMGAVKG; this is encoded by the coding sequence ATGAAAAGGAGAAATTCAAAACGAAAGAAGACCGGTACGGTTAAAACGATCATTTTACTTTTTATTACAGTGATCCAGTTGTTTCCGCTTTACTGGATGTTTACGTTTTCCCTGAAGAGCAACCGTGAAATCTTTGGGGGGAATATTATAGGGCTGCCGGAGAAATGGGAGTGGGAAAACTATTCCAAGGTATTTGAAAAGGCCCATCTGGGCAGATATTTGTTTAACAGTACAGTGGTTACGGGGCTTACCATAGCATTTACCCTGATCTTGTCCGCTATGGCTACCTATGCTATTGTGCGGCTGAAATGGAAACTGAGCAAATTGGTTTATTTCATTTTCCTGACAGGGATGATGCTTTCCATCCATGCAGTGCTGCTTCCTCTGTTTGTAAATATGAAACCGGTGCTGGACACTTACTGGGCGCTTATTATCCCTTATGTGGCATTTGCCATGCCCACGGCTATTTTGCTGATGGTGGGGACATTGGAGTCGCTGCCAAAAGAGCTGGAGGAAGCCGCATTTATCGACGGGGCAAATATTTACAGGGTTTTCTGGCAGATCATTATGCCGCTGTTAAAGCCCATACTGTCTACGGTTGCTATCCTTACCTTTTTGTCTGCATGGAATGAGATGATGCTTGCCATTGCGTTTGTAAGCGGAGAAAAGTATAAGACCATCACCGTGGGCGTCAACGATATGGTGGGGAAATATTCTACCAAATGGGGACTTATCGGTGCAGGGCTGACCATTGCCACTATTCCAACGCTGTTTTTATATGTATTTCTGAGCAAGAACATTCAGAAGAGTCTGGCAATGGGGGCAGTGAAGGGATAA
- a CDS encoding glucosamine-6-phosphate deaminase, whose translation MPNCMEEIAEEMGACLPIKIPATEVMPDMEGMSRRCAELVKACLDEKRDALLCFPAGSTVVRTCEILKEMKEQGLIDFSQAEFVALDEWLDLEDESENCTNFLKQHLYGPLEIQPEKMHLFQVHAQDLEEECRRIDGIISSRGGIDLMLLGLGMNGHLGLNEPGGDFEDYAKVVNLSETTMHVGQKYFSGPMKLTRGITLGVHHMFEAKKVILQVSGKAKQDIVKKMYDSQPTQELPGTVLKLLPGGLVVLDEDAAKGIRGLLAES comes from the coding sequence TTGCCTAACTGCATGGAAGAGATCGCGGAAGAGATGGGAGCATGTCTTCCCATTAAGATTCCGGCAACAGAGGTTATGCCGGATATGGAAGGTATGTCCAGACGGTGCGCAGAGCTTGTGAAAGCGTGTCTGGATGAGAAGCGGGACGCACTGCTGTGTTTTCCCGCAGGCAGCACGGTGGTAAGGACCTGTGAGATACTGAAGGAAATGAAAGAACAGGGACTTATTGACTTTTCCCAGGCGGAATTTGTTGCGCTGGATGAGTGGCTGGATCTGGAGGATGAAAGTGAAAACTGCACAAACTTTTTAAAGCAGCACTTGTATGGTCCGCTGGAGATCCAGCCGGAGAAGATGCATCTGTTTCAGGTTCACGCGCAGGATCTGGAGGAAGAGTGCAGACGGATAGATGGGATCATATCCAGCCGCGGAGGTATTGACCTTATGCTGCTGGGGCTGGGCATGAACGGACACCTGGGACTGAACGAGCCGGGAGGAGATTTTGAGGATTATGCAAAGGTGGTAAACCTGTCGGAGACCACCATGCATGTAGGGCAGAAATATTTTTCCGGACCTATGAAACTGACCAGGGGAATCACACTTGGAGTACATCACATGTTTGAGGCAAAGAAGGTGATCCTGCAGGTTTCGGGAAAAGCTAAGCAGGATATTGTAAAGAAAATGTATGATTCACAGCCCACGCAGGAACTTCCGGGTACAGTCCTGAAGCTTCTTCCGGGAGGCCTGGTGGTGCTGGATGAAGATGCCGCCAAAGGAATCCGGGGGCTGCTGGCAGAGTCATAG
- a CDS encoding AraC family transcriptional regulator, with protein sequence MYVNTGYLNHAETDLENMQVPLRINSSGVYRVITRPSMSTLRPKGRADYQLIYIASGSAWFTIGQEKVEVSEGNMVLLRPFVRQEYMYYGKDKPEAFWVHFTGYRAESLLEEAGFAQNQIVYAGVFSEYRDLFFRMIRELQVFRPAYEDLLPLLLQQLLLLVRRHCMEGPGERHRIQKEMEKAIHYFNENYYQDIKIEEYARQQHMSTCWFIRSFKQYMNVPPLKYLTSVRIRRARELLETTDYTVSEIGALVGYDNPLYFSRIFKKQTGVSPAGYRKT encoded by the coding sequence ATGTATGTAAACACCGGATACTTAAACCATGCGGAAACAGATTTGGAAAATATGCAGGTCCCTCTGCGCATAAACAGCAGCGGGGTATACAGAGTCATCACCCGCCCGTCCATGTCCACATTAAGGCCCAAAGGCCGGGCTGATTACCAGCTTATTTACATTGCTTCCGGGAGTGCCTGGTTTACCATAGGCCAGGAGAAAGTGGAAGTGAGTGAGGGGAATATGGTCCTTCTGCGGCCCTTCGTCCGCCAGGAATATATGTATTACGGAAAAGACAAACCAGAGGCCTTCTGGGTGCACTTTACCGGATACCGGGCAGAATCTCTCCTGGAGGAAGCCGGGTTTGCACAAAATCAAATTGTCTATGCAGGTGTTTTTTCTGAATACAGGGACCTTTTCTTCCGGATGATACGGGAGCTTCAGGTGTTCCGCCCTGCCTATGAGGACCTGCTCCCCCTGCTTTTACAACAGCTCCTTCTGCTGGTGCGCCGCCACTGCATGGAAGGGCCGGGGGAGAGACACCGGATTCAAAAAGAGATGGAAAAGGCAATACATTACTTTAATGAAAATTATTACCAGGACATAAAGATCGAGGAGTATGCCAGACAGCAGCACATGAGCACATGCTGGTTTATCCGCAGCTTTAAACAGTACATGAACGTCCCGCCCCTCAAGTATCTCACCTCCGTCCGGATCCGCAGGGCCAGGGAGCTTCTGGAGACTACGGACTATACGGTCAGTGAGATCGGCGCCCTGGTAGGGTATGATAATCCTCTGTATTTCAGCAGGATCTTCAAAAAGCAGACAGGGGTGTCTCCGGCTGGATACCGGAAAACATGA